The DNA window GCGCTCCTTGAACAGCCTGCTGAAATGTGCGGGATCCTTGAAGCCGCATTGATAGGCGATGGAGGCGATGGCCTGCTCCCGGTAGGCCTCGCATTGCAGCATCGCTTGCGCGGCCTCGAGACGCTTGGCCAGCACGATCCGCGAGAAGCGCAGTCCTCGCTGGGCGAACAGCCGGTGCAGATAGCGTTCTGACACGCCGATCGCTTGCGCGCAGGCCACGGCGGACAGAACGTCCGCGTCGTACAAATGCTGCTCAACGTAGTCGAGCGCCTGTTGCCAGCGCAGTTCATTTCCGGCTCGGATGGCGGGCGCTGGCGCTGAATCACCGTGATAGGCGGCTGCCAACAGCCACGGCAGCGCAAAGGACATGTAGAAATCGGCGGTACCGCACGAGCCATCCATGGCCATGCCAGAGAGAGCCCGGCGGACTGTCTCAGCAGGCAGAGCGGCGCCGCGCGCGATCCGCGGCGCAAGGGGGCGGTACCTCGCGTGGTCCGCACGATGGAGGCGTATGGCCGTTGCCGGCAGGCGTAGGGCGTAGAAGCTGCCGGGCGTCTTGAACACGACACGCGATGGCTCGGCAAGGTTGCGGAACGAGATGTCCCCGGCGCCGAAGGACAGGCGCGTGCCGTTCTGTTCAATGAAGCCGTCGCCTTCGACAACGACGTGAGCGACGATGGATGCGCGTACCTCGGCCGATAGCGTGCCGAGATCTGGAACCGCGTGAGTGATCGACTGCGGGCGAACCGATAGCTGCGCCAACCACAGCCTGTTGAACTTCGCATGCTGCTCCAGGCGGCCGCCGGGGCCGCCGTCATCGAGGATGACCTGGCCTGGCACGAAGCGATCTGCCAGCAGCCGCTCCCATGCGTGCGCCGACGTCCCCTGCGTCTG is part of the Thiomonas sp. X19 genome and encodes:
- a CDS encoding AraC family transcriptional regulator; translated protein: MENQTQGTSAHAWERLLADRFVPGQVILDDGGPGGRLEQHAKFNRLWLAQLSVRPQSITHAVPDLGTLSAEVRASIVAHVVVEGDGFIEQNGTRLSFGAGDISFRNLAEPSRVVFKTPGSFYALRLPATAIRLHRADHARYRPLAPRIARGAALPAETVRRALSGMAMDGSCGTADFYMSFALPWLLAAAYHGDSAPAPAIRAGNELRWQQALDYVEQHLYDADVLSAVACAQAIGVSERYLHRLFAQRGLRFSRIVLAKRLEAAQAMLQCEAYREQAIASIAYQCGFKDPAHFSRLFKERYGVSPRNCRTND